From Thermodesulforhabdus norvegica:
CCACAAGTTGCCTCTTTTTGTTGGGTATCTCGATCCCCACTGCAGCCTTCCCGGGAATAGGGGCCACAATGCGCACGCTCAGAGCCTTAAGAGCCATGGTGAGGTCGTTTTGTAGGTTTACAATTCTGCTGATCTTTATGCCGGGCGCAGGAACATACTCGAACATTGTAATGACCGGTCCGGGATGAACTGCCACAACTTCTCCCTGAATACCGAAATCGGCCAGCTTCTGCTTTAAAACCGAAGCCTTTTCTTTCAGTACACTGTCGTCATCTCTTCCCCCGGTTTGTGGGTACTCGTTGAGAAGATCAACGGGGGGATAGGAAAAAGCGGTTGAGCCGGAGAATTTAATATTTTGCCGTGGCGGTGAGGACTTGAAGCTGGAAGAGCTTTTTTTCTCACTGCTTCTGGGTATGATGGGAGGGGCGGACGAAAATATTGCCTCACCCTTCGCCCTTATTTCTTCATCACCGTTTTTGGCGTTGCCGTTGTGCACATCGTCATCTGTTAGTATCAAAAGATCGTCGGGGTTTTCCTCGTTCAGAGGCACGACTTGAGGTGAATGTTTATCGCTACGATTTCCGGACTGCTTTTTTGTTAACCGTACCTTTTTAATAACGGTTCTAAAAGAATCGGAGAATCCGGAAAAAAGTTTTTTGATTCGGCAGCCCAGAAAACGGCAGGAGTTTCCGCAGGCTTTCAAACATTCCTCAAAGGTCGCCGGCACAAGAGCAAAAAAAGTAATAACCGATAAACCGGATATGAGAATTATGGCTCCCAGCCGTGAAAAGAACCGTTCCAGGAAATTCACCATCAGAGCGCCTAATACACCTGAGATGGGAACACTGGCTGCGTGAATATTCACGGTTGGGTGAATTAAAGGCGGAAGCAGCAGTAGCACGAAAAACGCAAGCAGGGCTACGGCCAGGCCCGTTTTACCGCTTATGTGCGACGCCGTACGCCGTGGGACAATAATCCTGAAGCCGCTCCAGATCAGGCAGAAGGGGACGAGAAAGGATGCGATACCAAAGGAGTGCATAAAAAGGTAGGCAACGTGCGCTCCAAATAAACCAAGAACGTTATGAACACCCGCATTTCCTGAAGAAGCATTGAACACGGTCGGGTCGTGTGGATGATAGGATAAGAAACTCGCCGAAAGCAATATTCCGAGAAAACATACCGAAAGCCCCAGGATCTCTCGAGGTTTTTTTGCTTCTAATTCCCCCCGCTTCATCATACCTCTGCTATTACCGGATAAATTACGGGTCGCCGTCCCAGTATTTTATGAAAAAACTTTTTGAGTTGCTTTCTTATTTCTCTTTGCAACTCACCGACCTCAGGCTTTACACCCTCTTCCATGTACTGGTCAAACAGTTCGAGAATCAGGCACTGGGCAGCTTGCAATATTTCAGGGTTCATCTCTTCGGATATAAACCCTCGACTGAATACATCAGGTCCGCTCAGGATTCCCCCATACTCCTGATCTATCACCAGCGACACAATTACAAGACCGTCCTCCGCCAGATGCTTACGATCGCGCAAAACAGGCCCGGCAATATCTCCCACACCTTTCCCGTCCAGAAAGATGCGGCCAAAGGGGACCTTAGAGCCCAGGCGGGCACAACCGTTACCGATTATAAGGGTATCTCCGTCCTCCATGATGAAACAACGATCCTCCGGAATCCCCATGCTGATGGCAATGCGCCGATGCATGACGAGATGTCGATACTCACCGTGTATCGGTACAAAGTACCGGGGTTTAACCATACTTATGAGCCATTTAAGCTCCTCCCGATAAGCATGACCCGATGCGTGGATATCCCTTATTTTTTCGTAGATGACCTCGGCACCCCTGCGATAGAGATGGTTTATAAGATTATGTATGGTACGCTCGTTTCCCGGTATGAACTTGGAGGACAGAACAACCGTGTCACCCGGTTTAATTTTGATCCACTTGTGGTCTCCAAAGGCTATGCGGGTCAGGGCACTCATGGGCTCACCCTGACTTCCCGTTGTAATCATAACCACCTGATGGTCAGGAACAGTTGCCAGATCCTTTAGAGAAATAAGCTCGGCCTCGGTGAGGTTCAAATAACCAAGCTCGCTGGCCATGCGAACATTTGATTGTATTGATTTACCGTGAAAAAGAACCTTTCTGCCGTGCAATGAAGCGATATCGACTATTTGCTGAATTCTATGGATATTGCTTGCGAAGACGGCGAATATAAGTCTGCCGGAAGATTCCGAAAAAATCTGTGCAAGAGTTCGGGCAATATGATTTTCCGACGGGGCATAGCCCTCTCGCTCCACATTCGTCGAGTCCGATAACAGGAGTAAGGTTCTACCCTCCGTTGCCCTGCTCAGTTTTTCAACGTCAAGCCTTTTACCGTCCACAGGTGTGTGATCCAGTTTAAAATCGCCGGAGTGCACTATGGGACCATAAGGGGTATGTATGATCAGCCCAACCCCGTCCGGTATGCTATGGCATACCCTGAAAGGTTCCACCTTGAAAGGGCCTATTTCTATAACGTCCTCTGCCTTAATGGTCCGTAGATCGGTGCGGTTCAGCAAATTATGCTCTCGCAGTTTCTCACGGATGAGCGCAAGGGTAAAAGTTGTGCCGTATATCGGAACCCTGAACTCCTGGGCAAAAAAAGGAACCGCACCGATGTGGTCCTCATGGCCGTGAGTTACAATAAGAGCCCGTATCAGCTGATAACGTTCTCTCAAATATGTGAAATCAGGGATAACCGCATCAATACCAAACATATCTTCTTCGGGAAACATAAGCCCGGCATCGACGACGATAATGGAATCGCCCAGTTCGAGGGCCATCATGTTGAGGCCGATTTCGCCAAAGCCGCCTAGAGCTACCACTGTGAGGTGCTTATCCGAGGACACCAATCGATTCCTCCTATGCGGCTTTTTTAAGACCCTGTTCTTCAGGGGTTAATCCGCTGAGAATGGCCTTGCGCACTTTCTCCATAAGACTGTCACGGTTACTTTTATCAAATTCCTCTGTCGCTATCGGATCGTGAATCGTTACGGTTACGGTACCCGGTCTGATTAGCCATTTCCCTTTGGGTAACACGTGGTAAGACCCACTTATGCTTATGGGAACAATGGGTTGCCCGCTCTGGATTGCCAGCATAAAACCACCCTTTTTGAAGGGCAGCAAGATTCCGTTAGGGCTTCTCGTGCCTTCCGGAAAAATCACCACAGATGTGCCTTCCTTTATCTTTTCTGCTGCCTTTTCCAGGCTTCGAATTGCCTTCGCCCGATTTGATCGATCAATAGGAATGTAGCCAATGCGTCTCATTGCAGGACCAAGTATGGGGATTCGATAGAGTTCCTCTTTTGCAAGCCACCTGAACTGGCCCGGGATGTGGGCCAGCAGTACGAATATATCAAACCAGCTCTGATGGTTGGGCATATAAACGTAAGGCCTGCTGGTGTCGATCTTCTCGCGACCTCTTACGATGGTTCTGACTCCTGCGGCCTTGAGCTGTATAAACCCCCACAGGCGGGCGTGCCAGTGCCCCAGATTGGCATTCTTTGTTGTAAATAGGACTATTAGAGCAGAAACTCCTAAGACGATTGTAGAAACAACAAGAACGAAATAAAAAATCGCCGTTCTTATATAGATTTTCATGAACCTGACTCCATTCTTGCGGAAGGTATGAGAACTCTGTCTGTTGAACTTCCAGGCAAACTCTAACCCTATTTCCCGTAGGCGTCAATTTCTCCAGTGGTTTATAGGCCGATGCGGCCGATGAAGTTCCTGATTTGGGTTGCATCATTTTGACTGATCCGGAAAAGAGAAAAAAGGTGTGAAAAAATCTCTTGACTTTGCCGTCATTGGTCTGGTAGATAGGCGTTCGCTTTTTTGGTGATGTGAGTTGTTTGAGTTGGTTGACATGGTGTTTGTGGTTTGTTATAGATAGGATGGGTTTTGGAAGGGTTCGATCTTTGAAAACTGGATAGCGGCACTGAGCGGGTGAGAGGAATTGAGGTAGTGTAGTGGTTTAACTGGAGAGTTTGATCCTGGCTCAGAGTGAACGCTGGCGGCGTGCCTAACACATGCAAGTCGCACGAGAAAGGCTGGGTGAAAGCTTGGCCGAGTAAAGTGGCGCACGGGTGAGTAACGCGTGAGTGACCTACCCTGGTGTCTGGGATAACCCTGCGAAAGTGGGGCTAATACCGGATGAGCCTACCTGGAGGTGATCTGGGTAGGGAAAGGGGGCCTCTCGGAGAAGCTCCTGCAC
This genomic window contains:
- a CDS encoding DNA translocase FtsK, which encodes MMKRGELEAKKPREILGLSVCFLGILLSASFLSYHPHDPTVFNASSGNAGVHNVLGLFGAHVAYLFMHSFGIASFLVPFCLIWSGFRIIVPRRTASHISGKTGLAVALLAFFVLLLLPPLIHPTVNIHAASVPISGVLGALMVNFLERFFSRLGAIILISGLSVITFFALVPATFEECLKACGNSCRFLGCRIKKLFSGFSDSFRTVIKKVRLTKKQSGNRSDKHSPQVVPLNEENPDDLLILTDDDVHNGNAKNGDEEIRAKGEAIFSSAPPIIPRSSEKKSSSSFKSSPPRQNIKFSGSTAFSYPPVDLLNEYPQTGGRDDDSVLKEKASVLKQKLADFGIQGEVVAVHPGPVITMFEYVPAPGIKISRIVNLQNDLTMALKALSVRIVAPIPGKAAVGIEIPNKKRQLVAIRDIIDSEAFKNARAPLTIALGKNIVGETVITNLAKMPHLLIAGATGTGKSVCLNAILTSLLYRNGPDTLRLMLIDPKRIELSFYEDIPHLIHPVVKDAKKANQALKWAVSEMERRYELMAEVNARNIESYNQAIRKKEDSSGYEQMPYIVIVIDELADLMMVASREVEESVTRLAQMARAAGMHLILATQRPSVDVITGLIKANIPSRISFQVSSKVDSRTILDAPGAETLLGAGDMLFLPPGTAKLQRIHGAFVSEEEVKKVVDFWKAQAEAVGWSQEYVCIEEPRSTSGFDEDEIDEKYEEAVRLVLQTRQASISMLQRRLRVGYNRAARMIEMMEQQGIVGPSDGIKPREVLLPPPENSENG
- a CDS encoding ribonuclease J, giving the protein MSSDKHLTVVALGGFGEIGLNMMALELGDSIIVVDAGLMFPEEDMFGIDAVIPDFTYLRERYQLIRALIVTHGHEDHIGAVPFFAQEFRVPIYGTTFTLALIREKLREHNLLNRTDLRTIKAEDVIEIGPFKVEPFRVCHSIPDGVGLIIHTPYGPIVHSGDFKLDHTPVDGKRLDVEKLSRATEGRTLLLLSDSTNVEREGYAPSENHIARTLAQIFSESSGRLIFAVFASNIHRIQQIVDIASLHGRKVLFHGKSIQSNVRMASELGYLNLTEAELISLKDLATVPDHQVVMITTGSQGEPMSALTRIAFGDHKWIKIKPGDTVVLSSKFIPGNERTIHNLINHLYRRGAEVIYEKIRDIHASGHAYREELKWLISMVKPRYFVPIHGEYRHLVMHRRIAISMGIPEDRCFIMEDGDTLIIGNGCARLGSKVPFGRIFLDGKGVGDIAGPVLRDRKHLAEDGLVIVSLVIDQEYGGILSGPDVFSRGFISEEMNPEILQAAQCLILELFDQYMEEGVKPEVGELQREIRKQLKKFFHKILGRRPVIYPVIAEV
- a CDS encoding lysophospholipid acyltransferase family protein, yielding MKIYIRTAIFYFVLVVSTIVLGVSALIVLFTTKNANLGHWHARLWGFIQLKAAGVRTIVRGREKIDTSRPYVYMPNHQSWFDIFVLLAHIPGQFRWLAKEELYRIPILGPAMRRIGYIPIDRSNRAKAIRSLEKAAEKIKEGTSVVIFPEGTRSPNGILLPFKKGGFMLAIQSGQPIVPISISGSYHVLPKGKWLIRPGTVTVTIHDPIATEEFDKSNRDSLMEKVRKAILSGLTPEEQGLKKAA